In one Niallia taxi genomic region, the following are encoded:
- a CDS encoding bh protein: protein MEITEFDVSLYCSRCQDETLHYVHYLNNKISSTECTNCHRKIDMHLNPKRELYKEIYKRVVSKPTRLTEEYSQDLNKFIVGVPKRALSKPYRLMKYVDETRIALKKFKSHH, encoded by the coding sequence ATGGAAATTACAGAGTTTGATGTCTCCCTTTATTGTTCACGCTGTCAAGATGAAACCCTGCATTATGTTCATTATTTAAACAATAAAATCTCAAGTACCGAGTGTACTAATTGCCACCGTAAAATTGATATGCACCTAAATCCGAAAAGGGAATTGTATAAAGAGATATATAAGCGAGTAGTTTCAAAACCGACCCGTCTAACCGAGGAGTACAGTCAAGATTTGAATAAGTTTATCGTTGGTGTCCCAAAACGGGCTCTTAGTAAACCGTATCGGTTAATGAAATACGTTGACGAAACAAGAATTGCCTTAAAAAAATTTAAAAGTCATCATTGA
- a CDS encoding GntR family transcriptional regulator produces the protein MFELDIRSRTPIYEQLVEKFVELIVTGVLKADEQLPSVRTLATQVTINPNTIQKAYRELEVKGYIYSVKGKGSYVKASEFIQDDSKKVEALAKLDKAIKEALYLGVSPEELLLHIKKQIN, from the coding sequence ATGTTTGAACTGGATATTAGAAGCAGGACACCTATCTACGAACAGCTTGTAGAAAAATTCGTCGAGCTGATTGTCACAGGTGTATTGAAGGCAGATGAACAGCTTCCGTCTGTTCGCACACTTGCAACACAGGTGACAATCAATCCTAATACAATCCAAAAAGCGTATCGAGAGCTTGAAGTAAAAGGCTATATCTATTCTGTTAAAGGAAAAGGCAGTTATGTTAAGGCTTCTGAATTTATTCAAGATGACAGTAAAAAAGTCGAGGCACTTGCAAAATTGGATAAAGCAATTAAGGAAGCACTGTACTTAGGCGTATCGCCAGAGGAATTGCTTTTGCATATTAAAAAGCAGATAAATTAA
- a CDS encoding ABC transporter ATP-binding protein: MIQLKQVVKRMNKDVILDKMSLNIQKGSIYGLLGSNGAGKTTILKLLAGIYKQDEGTVTVEEQAVFENTKLKSRMFFIADYPSFLPHYTTKQMALFYKELYPSWNGELFKKIGNQLDINENKKIHHFSKGVQRQIAFWLAFATEPEYLILDEPFDGLDPVIRSNVKKLIVQQVAEREMTVIISSHNLSEVEDLCDHISIIHKGKCLIENDIDEIKLDFHKIQVAFPEANTIEQLKKSLSMVHFEQRGSVSMFIVKGEKDDIIKQIDQFNPLLLDILPLTLEEIFIYQMEELDYAIKENLLL; encoded by the coding sequence ATGATTCAATTGAAACAAGTCGTAAAACGAATGAATAAGGATGTCATTCTCGACAAAATGAGCTTGAACATACAAAAAGGAAGTATCTATGGCCTGCTTGGCTCCAATGGTGCTGGAAAAACAACCATCTTAAAATTACTTGCAGGTATTTATAAACAAGATGAAGGGACAGTTACAGTTGAAGAACAAGCTGTTTTTGAAAATACGAAATTAAAAAGCAGAATGTTCTTTATTGCTGATTATCCTTCCTTTTTGCCTCATTACACGACAAAACAAATGGCCCTATTTTATAAGGAGCTTTACCCGAGTTGGAATGGAGAACTGTTTAAAAAAATAGGCAATCAGCTTGATATTAACGAAAATAAAAAAATCCATCACTTTTCTAAAGGTGTACAAAGGCAAATTGCGTTTTGGCTAGCATTTGCAACAGAGCCAGAATACTTAATATTAGATGAACCGTTTGACGGGCTTGACCCGGTGATCCGCTCCAATGTGAAGAAGCTCATTGTGCAGCAGGTTGCAGAAAGGGAAATGACTGTTATCATTTCCTCACATAATCTCTCAGAAGTAGAGGATTTATGTGATCATATAAGTATTATCCATAAGGGAAAATGCTTGATTGAAAATGATATTGATGAAATAAAGCTCGATTTTCATAAAATCCAAGTTGCTTTCCCTGAAGCAAACACCATCGAACAATTGAAAAAAAGCTTAAGTATGGTCCATTTCGAACAGCGTGGCAGTGTCAGCATGTTCATCGTAAAAGGTGAAAAAGACGATATCATCAAGCAAATCGACCAGTTTAACCCTTTATTACTTGATATCTTGCCACTAACATTAGAAGAGATATTTATTTACCAAATGGAGGAATTGGACTATGCCATTAAAGAAAACCTATTATTATAA
- the manA gene encoding mannose-6-phosphate isomerase, class I, with protein MNFEPLFFNPIFMDRIWGGTELRSFGYEIPSETTGECWAFSAHPNGQSVVKNGKFAGKTLGELWENNKELFGHAEGDRFPLLTKLLDANQDLSVQVHPNDEYANVHENGELGKTECWYIVDCKEGAEIIFGHHAQTKEELESMIRENKWTELLNKVPVQKGDFFFVPSGTIHAIGEGIIILETQQNSDTTYRVYDYDRKDDTGNTRELHVIQSVDVTTVPHKADSFDVKVETNGDLTVTTFIECDYFTVEKWDIQGTSINTQTKPFLLCSVIEGEGSIKKDSASYPFKKGDHFLLPSGFGSFEVEGNSELIVSYL; from the coding sequence ATGAATTTTGAACCTTTATTTTTTAATCCTATCTTTATGGACCGTATTTGGGGAGGGACAGAGCTGCGCAGCTTTGGATACGAGATTCCTTCTGAAACAACAGGTGAATGCTGGGCATTTTCTGCTCATCCGAACGGACAAAGCGTCGTTAAAAACGGCAAGTTCGCAGGAAAAACGTTAGGCGAATTATGGGAAAATAACAAAGAGCTGTTTGGTCATGCAGAAGGAGATCGTTTTCCTTTGCTAACTAAATTATTGGATGCTAATCAAGATTTATCTGTGCAGGTTCATCCAAATGATGAATATGCAAACGTTCATGAAAATGGCGAACTAGGAAAAACGGAATGCTGGTATATTGTCGATTGTAAGGAAGGTGCTGAAATTATTTTTGGTCACCATGCCCAAACAAAAGAAGAGCTGGAAAGCATGATCCGTGAAAATAAATGGACAGAGTTATTGAATAAAGTTCCTGTGCAAAAAGGTGATTTTTTCTTTGTGCCAAGCGGGACAATCCATGCTATTGGAGAAGGGATTATCATCCTGGAAACACAGCAAAATTCGGATACAACATATCGTGTTTATGATTATGACCGAAAAGATGATACAGGGAATACGAGAGAACTGCATGTTATACAATCTGTTGATGTGACGACAGTTCCTCACAAAGCCGATTCCTTTGATGTCAAAGTGGAAACAAATGGCGATTTAACGGTAACTACCTTTATCGAGTGTGACTATTTCACAGTTGAAAAATGGGACATTCAAGGCACTAGCATAAACACACAAACAAAGCCGTTTCTATTATGCAGTGTTATTGAAGGAGAAGGAAGCATTAAAAAGGATTCAGCTAGCTATCCTTTCAAAAAAGGAGATCATTTCTTACTACCTAGCGGATTTGGCAGCTTTGAAGTGGAAGGAAACAGTGAATTGATTGTTTCTTATCTATAA
- a CDS encoding histidinol-phosphatase HisJ family protein — translation MQYYTDYHHHSNHSFDSKADMEEICQSAINNGVQEICFTEHFSVNPNAPTYGHMVWDKYLHDIKRCQDIFKDKLLIKVGIELCEPHLLKGIYQNALKPIPLDFILGSVHNLGGTTLRRYMNANPDKDIYEDYFLELRKMVQSADIDIIAHFDLMKRYAFSPRGLYDFDKHKDLIADILTIAISRDIGLEINTSGWRTSVELSMPSHDILGLYKELGGKLLTIGSDSHHAETAGAGFQQGIDLAKACGFTHVYTYSKRQPTAYRIG, via the coding sequence ATGCAGTATTATACAGACTATCATCATCACTCCAATCATTCCTTTGATTCAAAGGCTGATATGGAGGAAATTTGTCAAAGCGCTATAAACAATGGAGTCCAAGAAATTTGTTTTACAGAGCATTTCTCCGTAAATCCAAATGCACCAACATATGGGCACATGGTTTGGGATAAGTACCTCCATGATATAAAAAGATGTCAGGATATTTTTAAAGACAAGCTTTTGATCAAGGTAGGCATTGAATTATGTGAGCCCCATTTGCTAAAAGGTATTTATCAAAATGCATTAAAACCGATTCCCTTAGATTTTATCTTAGGCTCTGTTCATAATCTAGGCGGCACTACGTTAAGAAGGTATATGAATGCAAATCCTGATAAAGATATTTACGAGGATTACTTTCTAGAGCTAAGAAAAATGGTGCAGTCAGCAGACATCGACATTATTGCCCATTTTGACTTAATGAAGCGCTATGCTTTTTCCCCAAGGGGTTTATATGATTTTGACAAGCATAAGGATTTAATTGCCGATATACTGACAATCGCAATAAGCAGAGACATTGGCCTGGAGATTAATACTTCTGGATGGCGCACAAGTGTAGAGTTATCGATGCCTTCTCATGACATTTTAGGACTTTATAAGGAACTAGGCGGAAAGCTGCTTACGATTGGTTCCGACTCCCATCATGCTGAAACAGCAGGCGCAGGTTTTCAGCAAGGAATAGACTTGGCGAAAGCGTGCGGTTTTACGCATGTTTACACCTATTCCAAACGCCAACCAACTGCATATAGAATAGGCTAA
- a CDS encoding alpha/beta hydrolase family protein yields MTVHQRLMWKKEELALSIDYPANGIKKNGHVVLICHGLIGSRIGVDRLFVKSASELVKNGYTVYRFDYAGCGESTGEYGSFGLCDLIAQTKTLIDYACRQEETDKIILLGHSLGGAVTLLQANRDDRVKKLIQWAAVGSPYKDLANIVGNSEVESLKDCETVDFYGYPLSEYFFQSMKKYHPLKECASFKGDVLILHGNGDSDIPHDYLFEYKHKYEQRTVGSVEAFIVEHGEHTFSSSAHYKELIGKTVNWLNKQML; encoded by the coding sequence ATGACTGTACACCAAAGGCTTATGTGGAAAAAGGAGGAGCTTGCCCTCTCCATTGATTATCCAGCAAACGGAATCAAAAAAAACGGGCATGTTGTGCTTATATGCCACGGCTTAATTGGAAGCCGAATTGGTGTTGACAGACTCTTTGTGAAATCAGCATCAGAGCTTGTGAAAAATGGCTATACTGTGTATCGCTTTGATTATGCTGGCTGTGGTGAAAGCACAGGAGAGTATGGCAGCTTTGGATTATGCGATCTTATTGCACAAACTAAAACACTCATAGATTATGCTTGCAGGCAGGAAGAGACAGATAAGATTATTCTGCTTGGACACAGCTTAGGTGGAGCAGTGACATTGCTTCAAGCAAACAGGGATGACAGGGTAAAGAAGCTCATCCAATGGGCTGCTGTTGGAAGCCCATATAAGGATTTAGCAAATATAGTGGGCAACAGTGAGGTTGAAAGTTTAAAAGACTGTGAGACAGTAGATTTTTATGGATATCCTCTTTCAGAGTATTTCTTTCAGTCGATGAAGAAATATCATCCGCTAAAGGAATGCGCAAGCTTCAAAGGAGACGTTCTGATTCTCCATGGCAATGGTGATTCTGATATCCCCCATGATTATCTTTTTGAATATAAACATAAATATGAACAAAGGACAGTGGGAAGTGTGGAAGCATTTATCGTCGAACATGGGGAGCATACCTTTTCTTCCTCCGCCCATTACAAAGAGCTTATTGGAAAAACAGTAAACTGGTTGAACAAACAAATGTTGTGA
- a CDS encoding methyl-accepting chemotaxis protein has translation MTEKFKFKNLRIGYKYGIVFLLTLVLFLTSIGITYVSLNKMSSNMNEISSKNELSINTMELVALFQEKNTQIPLYFLDANDEKLDEYLELSKKFTLTALKVEKNMEGKEAKQIYLKLIANNQEIDEIFFNSVVPNVKDFNTTSYKELEKQISDLKGKVTEEGEQLNKLVSAENQQSLAESKSYVTRTSFLVGILTIVTIAISSAILIIISKRIQGKLKHVIEVSDSIANGKLDVSLLDESSTDEIGVMSKSINKMGQSLKETIYGISSMSTNLDSRSLEVSEAAAEVSTTIDTISMTVQELVEGVNVQADASSTIAVNMQDFNQQIAIADENANQLVKTSAVVTASSKEGSRLMNKSLEQMHTINTVVTSSVEKMKELEGNTANITKLVTFIKSIADQTNLLSLNASIEAARAGEAGKGFSVVAEEVRKLAVQTSDSITDITGLVTAIRENSIESLTQLEKGYEEVNKGAEQIKMTESTFNAIMDGITNLTEKSLNISEIIKEFTKTGNGISASVEQIAAVSEESAASFEEVSASMMQQNDMMTSISANFKEITQMVDNMNSMIQKFELDKEEKGDA, from the coding sequence TTGACAGAAAAATTTAAGTTCAAAAATTTAAGGATTGGTTACAAATATGGAATAGTGTTCTTGCTGACGCTTGTCTTATTTTTAACTTCTATCGGGATCACGTATGTATCCTTAAACAAAATGTCCAGCAATATGAATGAAATAAGCAGTAAAAATGAATTAAGCATTAATACAATGGAATTAGTAGCACTTTTTCAAGAGAAAAATACGCAAATACCTTTGTATTTCCTTGATGCTAATGATGAAAAGCTTGATGAATACTTAGAATTAAGTAAAAAATTCACTTTGACTGCTTTAAAAGTGGAAAAAAATATGGAAGGCAAGGAAGCTAAACAAATATATTTAAAGCTTATTGCCAACAATCAAGAAATTGATGAAATATTCTTTAATTCTGTTGTACCAAATGTTAAGGATTTTAATACAACTTCTTATAAAGAACTTGAAAAGCAAATTAGTGACTTAAAAGGAAAGGTAACCGAAGAAGGCGAACAGCTAAATAAACTTGTTTCCGCGGAAAACCAGCAATCATTGGCTGAATCTAAGTCATATGTAACAAGAACAAGCTTTTTAGTCGGCATCTTAACAATTGTGACAATTGCCATTTCAAGTGCTATCTTAATTATTATCTCTAAAAGAATACAAGGAAAGTTAAAGCATGTTATAGAGGTAAGCGATTCCATAGCTAATGGGAAATTGGATGTGTCGCTGCTTGATGAAAGTTCTACAGATGAGATCGGAGTAATGTCCAAATCTATTAATAAAATGGGTCAAAGCTTGAAAGAGACGATTTATGGTATTTCATCCATGTCTACAAATCTTGATTCAAGAAGTTTAGAGGTATCTGAGGCAGCTGCTGAAGTCAGCACTACGATTGATACGATTTCAATGACTGTTCAGGAGTTAGTTGAAGGAGTAAATGTACAGGCAGATGCTTCATCAACGATTGCTGTCAACATGCAGGATTTTAACCAGCAAATTGCTATAGCAGATGAAAATGCGAATCAATTAGTGAAAACTTCAGCAGTTGTCACTGCTTCTAGCAAAGAGGGCTCAAGACTTATGAATAAGTCTTTAGAGCAGATGCACACCATTAATACGGTTGTAACAAGCAGTGTGGAAAAAATGAAAGAATTGGAAGGTAATACGGCAAATATCACTAAGCTTGTGACCTTTATTAAGTCGATTGCTGACCAGACGAATTTGCTATCGTTGAATGCTTCAATTGAAGCTGCCAGAGCAGGCGAGGCAGGTAAAGGCTTTTCAGTTGTTGCAGAAGAAGTGCGTAAATTAGCTGTGCAAACATCTGATTCGATAACAGATATAACCGGATTAGTCACAGCAATTAGAGAAAATAGTATTGAATCACTAACACAGCTAGAAAAAGGCTATGAGGAAGTGAATAAGGGCGCTGAACAGATTAAAATGACAGAAAGCACCTTTAATGCCATTATGGATGGAATTACTAATCTGACAGAGAAATCGCTGAACATATCGGAAATCATTAAGGAATTTACAAAGACGGGCAATGGCATTAGTGCGTCCGTTGAGCAAATTGCCGCAGTATCTGAGGAATCAGCAGCATCCTTTGAAGAGGTTTCTGCTTCGATGATGCAACAAAATGACATGATGACAAGTATTTCAGCAAACTTCAAGGAAATTACGCAAATGGTCGATAATATGAATAGCATGATTCAAAAATTCGAACTTGATAAGGAGGAGAAGGGAGATGCGTAA